One genomic region from Bactrocera tryoni isolate S06 chromosome 3, CSIRO_BtryS06_freeze2, whole genome shotgun sequence encodes:
- the LOC120771137 gene encoding cholinesterase yields the protein MLQFKIKKSFTFYVKVFVTLGVYFLHFLNHINCLEAPQITLPGQGIIVGTYLKMFRAQNIKAYLGIRYARALRFSPPELDMSEWQGVLNATRFAPFCWQNPSNVKNTILHNLLRNKVAGDYDITYDEDCLNLNIFVPDGSPGVKGYAVIFWIHPGDFSHGSPIDIEPFQIVFKQKIIVVTFSYRLNIFGFLSTADGEAQGNFGLMDQSAALFWVKKNINHFGGNENKITIMGHSAGAVSVGLHLISEEWSKGGYSGAIMMSGNPITDKVVRDPKVYTESLDSISTLFGCNRRPTSMLLTCLKKVDAKTLITNLPEVEWGPVIDYGLSNTSAHFIKDYPQKIFKDGNFQKVPILIGATNMEDIFNLVDDITNPKLNGDDFLHVVDEISKHDLKANTESDENCTNSQIIIDAVTYMYPTQGEGVNILKQLTNFHTDRMYIAPLFFMADVLGKGNKVFAYLFSVRPQTQFIDLPEWVGVPKFFDQIFVWGVPYMNNTSILKEWNSSDKKIADVVMTMWANFAKSADPIISNVYVKWNSFTGENNTVLIINQNFNSEQVNNMLTVRFWNNYYPSLVKFAANCCEVANTAISIFVNNRHSVTFSLNFSIISALIVVNIFLMKYIGCVHVICIYI from the exons ATGTTAcagttcaaaataaaaaaatcctttaCGTTTTACGTTAAAGTATTCGTTACTTTAGgtgtatattttttgcattttctaaaTCATATTAATTGCTTAGAAGCTCCGCAAATAACTCTTCCTGGCCAGGGCATAATTGTTGGgacttatttaaaaatgtttcgggcacaaaatattaaagcaTATTTAGGAATAAGATATGCACGCGCTTTACGTTTTTCACCGCCAGAATTAGATATGTCTGAATGGCAAGGAGTTCTGAACGCAACAAGATTTGCTCCGTTTTGCTGGCAAAATCCTTCCAATGTAAAAAACACGATATTGCATAACCTTCTCAGAAATAAAGTCGCTGGAGACTATGATATTACCTATGATGAAGATTGtctgaatttaaatatttttgttccaGATG GATCACCCGGTGTTAAAGGATATGCTGTAATATTTTGGATACATCCTGGAGATTTTTCACATGGATCACCAATAGACATTGAACCCTTCCAGATCGtgtttaagcaaaaaataatagttgTGACGTTTTCATACcgcttaaatatttttggttttctatCAACGGCGGATGGTGAAGCCCAAGGTAACTTCGGATTAATGGATCAGTCTGCTGCGCTGTTTTGggtgaaaaaaaatatcaatcatTTTGgcggaaatgaaaataaaattacaataatggGACACTCCGCGGGGGCGGTTAGTGTCGGATTGCACTTAATATCTGAAGAATGGTCAAAAGGTGGTTATTCAGGGGCAATTATGATGTCTGGAAATCCAATAACTGACAAAGTCGTGCGCGATCCGAAAGTTTATACCGAATCATTGGACTCAATATCAACACTATTTGGCTGTAATAGAAGACCAACGTCAATGCTTTTAACGTGTTTGAAAAAAGTTGATGCAAAAACACTCATAACAAATCTTCCAGAAGTGGAATGGGGGCCTGTAATCGATTATGGCCTTAGCAATACATCAGCTCACTTCATTAAAGACTATcctcaaaaaatattcaaagatgGAAACTTTCAAAAAGTTCCCATTTTAATCGGCGCAACCAATATGGAGgacatttttaatttggttgaCGATATAACAAATCCCAAGTTAAATGGTGATGACTTTCTTCATGTTGTTGATGAAATATCTAAACATGACCTTAAAGCTAATACTGAAAGTGATGAAAACTGTACAAATTCTCAAATAATAATCGATGCAGTAACGTATATGTATCCAACACAAGGGGAAGGAGTTAACATTCTTAAACAACTTACAAATTTCCATACGGACCGTATGTATATTGCACCATTATTTTTTATGGCAGATGTATTAGGCAAAGGAAATAAGGTGTTCGCGTATTTATTTAGTGTTCGTCCTCAAACTCAATTTATCGACCTGCCTGAATGGGTGGGTGTACCTAAGTTTTTTGATCAGATATTTGTATGGGGCGTTCCCTATATGAACAATACCAGCATTCTGAAAGAGTGGAATTCGAGCGACAAAAAAATAGCAGATGTCGTGATGACAATGTGGGCGAACTTCGCAAAATCTGCGGACCCTATTATTTCAAATGTATATGTCAAATGGAATTCATTTACAGGTGAAAACAATACtgttttaataataaatcaGAATTTTAATTCGGAACAGGTAAATAATATGCTTACCGTGAGGTTTTGGAACAATTATTATCCGAGTTTAGTGAAATTTGCCGCTAATTGCTGTGAAGTTGCAAATAccgcaatttcaatttttgttaacAATAGACATTCAGTAACTTTTTCACTAaatttcagcattatttccgcACTTATAgttgttaatatttttctaatgaaatATATAGGATGTGTACATGTTAtctgcatatatatataa
- the LOC120771140 gene encoding ras-related protein Rap-2c isoform X1 — MREFKVVVLGSGGVGKSALTVQFVSGCFIEKYDPTIEDFYRKEIEVDNSPCVLEILDTAGTEQFASMRDLYIKNGHGFIVMYSLTNHQTFQDISSMKNVITRVKGSQPAPILLVANKIDLDCQREVSTEEGTEFRCNYILIYLCTITYLLLGNALARQWDCPFIEASAKDRINVNEVFATIVREMNMTQEKRQKKSYCCCTLL, encoded by the exons atgcGAGAATTTAAAGTGGTTGTGTTGGGTTCGGGCGGTGTCGGCAAGTCTGCCCTTACTGTCCAATTCGTTTCCGGGTGCTTTATTGAAAAGTACGATCCCACCATTGAAGACTTCTACCGAAAAGAAATAGAG GTTGACAATTCACCGTGCGTATTGGAAATATTAGATACCGCTGGTACAGAACAGTTTGCATCAATGAgggatttatatataaaaaatggacaTGGATTTATTGTAATGTATTCGTTGACAAACCATCAAACTTTTCAG GATATATCAAGCATGAAAAATGTCATAACAAGAGTTAAGGGAAGTCAACCGGCCCCAATTTTACTAGTcgcaaataaaattgatttagatTGTCAAAGAGAAGTTTCTACTGAAGAAGGTACGGAATTTAGATGTAATTATATActgatttatttatgtactattacatatttattattaggaAACGCTCTCGCTCGACAATGGGACTGTCCGTTTATTGAAGCATCAGCAAAAGATAGAATAAACGTAAATGAAGTGTTTGCAACTATAGTACGTGAAATGAATATGACACAGGAAAAACGCCAGAAAAAAAGTTACTGTtgttgtacacttttatag
- the LOC120772561 gene encoding gamma-soluble NSF attachment protein, whose product MTSKKIEEGQELVRQAEKSLKVGLLKWRPDYDVAADEYTKAATAFRIAKSFDQSKECLVKAIDCHKNNRSWFHAAKCYEQIILILKETNNLLEIEENVNKACNLYQQHGSPEAAATALDKAAKIVEQKHPEIALTFYKHALEVVMLDDSTRHAAEYASKISRILVKLNKYDQAADAIRREIGLNQQTESYGQIGRLAVALVLVQLARGDFVAAEKAFKEWGNCCDSDEVQTLELLLQAFDDEDPESAKRALAAPFIRHMDVEYSILARDIPLPHGLATTSKAEVIKDAAPSYMSPNTEQVDDGVTKPSVPNNDEDEEEEGLC is encoded by the exons aTGACTTCTAAAAAAATAGAGGAGGGTCAAGAATTAGTTCGACAAGCAGAAAAAAG TTTAAAGGTTGGATTATTGAAGTGGAGACCCGATTATGACGTAGCTGCAGATGAATACACAAAAGCAG CTACCGCCTTTCGTATAGCTAAGTCTTTTGATCAAAGCAAAGAGTGTTTAGTGAAAGCAATTGATTGTCATAAAAATAATCGATCTTGGTTTCATGCTGCAAAATGTTACGAACAG ATAATCCTGATATTGAAAGAAACCAACAATTTACTCGAAATAgaggaaaatgtaaataaagcatGCAATCTTTATCAGCAACACGGATCGCCAGAAGCTGCTGCAACCGCATTAGACAAAGCTGCTAAAATTGTAGAGCAAAAACATCCTGAAATTGCTTTGACCTTTTATAAGCATGCTTTGGAAGTTGTAATG TTAGACGACTCTACACGACATGCTGCCGAGTATGCATCGAAAATTTCACGAATTTTGGTAAAACTAAATAA ATATGACCAGGCCGCAGATGCTATACGAAGGGAAATTGGGTTAAATCAACAGACAGAGTCATATGGCCAAATTGGTCGGTTAGCTGTAGCCCTAGTTTTGGTTCAGCTTGCTCGAGGAGATTTTGTTGCAGCTGAGAAAGCTTTTAAGGAATGGGGTAATTGTTGTGATTCGGATGAAGTTCAAACATTAGAACTTCTTTTGCAAGCATTTGATGATGAAGATCCAGAATCTGCTAAACGAGCTTTAGCCGCTCCTTTTATACGACACATGGATGTTGAGTACAGTATTCTCGCTCGCGATATACCATTACCACATGGTTTAGCAACTACGTCTAAAGCCGAAGTGATCAAGGACGCTGCACCTTCTTATATGTCACCAAATACCGAG CAAGTGGACGATGGAGTAACAAAGCCTAGTGTACCTAACAAtgatgaagatgaagaagagGAAGGATTGTGTTAG
- the LOC120771141 gene encoding bolA-like protein 3, giving the protein MVIMSRLRGITSILTRFLSSVQQNNAQQQIHQLLTGRFPKASVNVVDVSGGCGAMFEVFVEDKEFEGLSTLKQHKLITQTLKEQIKNMHGVRIHTSIPKAK; this is encoded by the exons ATGGTTATAATGAGCCGTTTGCGTGGAATTACCTCGATTTTAACGCGATTTTTATCGTCAGTTCAACAAAACAACGCCCAGCAGCAAATACACCAGTTATTAACTGGCAGATTTCCTAAG GCAAGCGTCAACGTTGTAGATGTATCTGGAGGTTGTGGTGCTATGTTTGAGGTGTTTGTGGAAGATAAAGAATTTGAAGGTTTATCCACTTTAAAGCAACATAAATtaataacacaaacattaaaagagcaaataaaaaatatgcacgGTGTCCGCATACATACATCAATACCAAAAGCCAAATGA
- the LOC120771136 gene encoding potassium voltage-gated channel unc-103 isoform X1, giving the protein MSHNPCFELNEIRILDKILRQCEYYISNNGMQQAPQTRSKKVCLKANNFNELLLNNNLNKFVEKELFSFMCKLRKMDKKTIFVSDILINSGIFTEGYDYNKYSLNTKNHINVNRFIYHKIARTDESENITYKKIKSKLGEQQSDKFIYETTNCMVAENISKSKKHFSSLNKNNSDDTNSGNQWNVYDGNCMKCEEKNIHASVAPIEKDKLHKNNTFYGNDLTCNKRKDRIHSQANVFEKTVSYDSVRSKISSQNFIKKKIPQRLSKEHTDDIPDKEPLLGPKPLKLPDSVEAVLSLGSTILPDKKIDNTEYHKWTILHYSPFKAVWDWIILILVIYTAIFTPYVAAFLLGEPDYQRRTNKYINSDPLVIVDLIVDVTFVIDIIINFRTTFIDGQDEVVSHPGRIAVHYLSGWFLIDLVAAIPFDLLLVGSDTDELGLDNEETTTLIGLLKTARLLRLVRVARKIDRYSEYGAAVLVLLMATFVLIAHWLACIWYAIGNAERTLLTKNIGWLHSLGNDIQEPYFDNNTGGPTIKSRYITALYFTFTSLTSVGFGNVAPNTDAEKVFTICVMLVGSLMYASIFGNVSAIIQRLYSGTARYHTQMLRVREFIRFHQIPNPLRQRLEEYFQHAWSYTNGIDMNSVLKGFPECLQADICLHLNRKLLTTCSAFAGASPGCLRALSLKFKTTHAPPGDVLVHKGDVLTSLFFIARGSIEIQRDNSTVVILGKDDIFGENPCNYATIGKSNGNVRALTYCDIHKIHRDDLLDILDLYPEFSESFANNLVLTYNMRDDFQAGVEVKHRYLRAKSLDRERSTSDITSIRIFGIHQKNKSKGNSAPTKVQNKEALNDGKDPSNYQFDIQNKDDIENMQAIYKNTKHRPASLNRHNLSKSNLQENSKNHKIKYINEMNLSTFEKQKQRATWLRQHKLINSTAQEKVLQDASLYLDQQRTAVHTRDSVKCNVFSEKALPTPNATIATTESWDELDSV; this is encoded by the exons ATGTCTCATAATCCTTGTTTCGAACTAAATGAAATCCGGATTTTGGATAAAATTTTAAGGCAATGTGAATATTATATATCAAATAATGGCATGCAGCAAGCACCACAAACTCGTAGTAAAAAAGTGTGCCTCAAggcaaataatttcaatgaaTTACTGTTGAATAATAACTTAAACAAATTTGTGGAAAAAGAGCTATTTTCATTTATGTGTAAGCTCAGGAAAATGGACAAGAAAACCATTTTTGTTTCGGATATACTAATTAATTCCGGAATATTTACGGAAGGTTATGACTACAATAAGTATTCattaaatactaaaaatcatataaatgtGAATCGATTTATTTATCACAAAATTGCCCGAACAGatgaaagtgaaaatataacatataaaaaaattaaaagtaaattaggTGAACAACAATCTGACAAGTTTATATATGAAACCACCAATTGTATGGTTGCTGAGAATATtagcaaaagtaaaaaacacTTTTCGTCATTAAATAAGAATAATAGCGATGATACGAACAGCGGAAACCAATGGAACGTCTATGACGGAAACTGTATGAAATGTGAAGAGAAAAACATACATGCATCCGTGGCACCAATCGAAAAAGATAAActacacaaaaacaacactttttATGGAAATGATTTAACGTGCAACAAACGAAAAGATAGAATACATAGTCAAGCAAATGTTTTTGAGAAGACTGTATCATATGACAGCGTTCGATCAAAAATATCATCTCAAaactttataaagaaaaaaattcccCAGAGGCTTTCAAAAGAACATACCGATGACATTCCCGACAAAGAACCTTTACTTGGGCCAAAGCCACTGAAATTGCCAGATTCAGTGGAGGCT GTCTTGTCATTAGGTTCAACAATCTTACCGGATAAAAAGATTGACAACACAGAATATCACAAATGGACCATATTACACTATTCACCATTCAAAGCCGTTTGGGATTGGATAATATTGATACTTGTGATATATACAGCAATATTCACACCATATGTGGCTGCATTTTTGCTTGGAGAGCCAGATTATCAACGAcgaacaaacaaatatattaacaGTGATCCACTTGTTATTGTAGATTTAATTG tTGATGTTACTTTTGTAATTGACATAATCATAAATTTTCGAACTACATTCATTGATGGACAAGACGAAGTCGTCTCGCATCCCGGACGTATTGCGGTTCACTATTTAAGTGGATGGTTTCTAATTGACTTAGTAGCTGCAATTCCCTTCGATTTACTGCTAGTTGGAAGTGATACAGACGag CTCGGCTTGGATAATGAAGAG ACAACCACTCTAATTGGATTGCTCAAGACTGCCCGACTACTCCGGCTCGTGAGGGTAGCGAGGAAAATAGATAGATACTCAGAATATGGTGCCGCTGTATTGGTTCTGCTCATGGCAACTTTTGTACTGATCGCCCACTGGCTGGCTTGTATTTG GTATGCTATAGGAAATGCGGAGAGAACTCTGTTAACAAAAAACATTGGCTGGCTGCATTCATTAGGAAATGACATTCAAGAGCCATACTTTGATAATAATACTGGTGGACCGACAATTAAG tctAGGTATATTACTGCGCtctattttacatttacatcGTTAACCTCTGTTGGATTTGGTAATGTTGCTCCAAATACTGACGCTGAGAAAGTTTTTACAATATGTGTAATGCTTGTGGGCT ctcTTATGTATGCGAGCATATTTGGAAATGTTTCTGCAATAATACAAAGACTTTACTCGGGTACTGCCAGGTATCATACACAAATGTTGAGGGTGCGTGAATTTATTAGATTTCATCAG ATTCCAAATCCACTTAGACAGCGATTAGAGGAGTATTTTCAGCACGCTTGGTCTTATACGAATGGCATCGACATGAATTCAGTTCTAAAGGGGTTTCCAGAATGTCTTCAAGCCGATATTTGTTTGCACTTAAATAGAAAACTGCTAACAACGTGCTCGGCTTTTGCGGGAGCCAGCCCCGGTTGTCTGAG AGCTCTCTctctaaaatttaaaactactcATGCACCTCCTGGAGACGTTTTAGTACACAAAGGAGACGTTTTAACTTCATTATTTTTCATAGCAAGGGGTTCAATAGAGATACAAAGGGATAACAGCACCGTCGTAATTTTAG GTAAAGACGACATTTTTGGAGAAAATCCCTGCAACTATGCAACCATAGGAAAATCGAATGGCAATGTCCGTGCTCTAACGTACTGTGATATCCATAAAATTCACAGAGATGATCTCTTAGATATATTAGATTTATATCCAGAATTTTCAGAAAGTTTTGCCAATAATCTTGTTTTAACATATAATATGCGGGAT gACTTTCAAGCTGGAGTCGAAGTAAAACACAGATATTTAAGAGCAAAATCTTTAGACAGAGAAAGAAGTACCAGTGATATAACATCTATACGAAT TTTTGGTATTCATCAAAAGAATAAATCAAAAGGAAATTCCGCTCCAACAAAGGTTCAAAATAAAGAAGCACTAAATGATGGGAAGGATCCTTCAAATTACCAGTTTGATATTCAAAACAAag ATGATATTGAAAACATGCAggcaatatataaaaatacaaaacatagACCAGCTTCTCTTAATCGACATAACTTATCAAAAAGTAATCTtcaagaaaatagtaaaaaccacaaaattaaatatataaatgaaatgaacTTATCCACatttgaaaagcaaaaacaaagagcCACTTGGCTTCGTCAACACAAATTAATCAATAGCACTGCGCAAGAAAAGGTCTTGCAAGATGCCTCACTATATTTAGATCAGCAAAGAACTGCTGTCCACACAAG AGACTCTGTGAAATGCAACGTATTTTCTGAAAAAGCCTTACCTACTCCAAACGCAACCATAGCAACTACGGAGTCATGGGATGAACTTGACAGTGTATGA
- the LOC120771136 gene encoding potassium voltage-gated channel unc-103 isoform X2, producing MSHNPCFELNEIRILDKILRQCEYYISNNGMQQAPQTRSKKVCLKANNFNELLLNNNLNKFVEKELFSFMCKLRKMDKKTIFVSDILINSGIFTEGYDYNKYSLNTKNHINVNRFIYHKIARTDESENITYKKIKSKLGEQQSDKFIYETTNCMVAENISKSKKHFSSLNKNNSDDTNSGNQWNVYDGNCMKCEEKNIHASVAPIEKDKLHKNNTFYGNDLTCNKRKDRIHSQANVFEKTVSYDSVRSKISSQNFIKKKIPQRLSKEHTDDIPDKEPLLGPKPLKLPDSVEAVLSLGSTILPDKKIDNTEYHKWTILHYSPFKAVWDWIILILVIYTAIFTPYVAAFLLGEPDYQRRTNKYINSDPLVIVDLIVDVTFVIDIIINFRTTFIDGQDEVVSHPGRIAVHYLSGWFLIDLVAAIPFDLLLVGSDTDETTTLIGLLKTARLLRLVRVARKIDRYSEYGAAVLVLLMATFVLIAHWLACIWYAIGNAERTLLTKNIGWLHSLGNDIQEPYFDNNTGGPTIKSRYITALYFTFTSLTSVGFGNVAPNTDAEKVFTICVMLVGSLMYASIFGNVSAIIQRLYSGTARYHTQMLRVREFIRFHQIPNPLRQRLEEYFQHAWSYTNGIDMNSVLKGFPECLQADICLHLNRKLLTTCSAFAGASPGCLRALSLKFKTTHAPPGDVLVHKGDVLTSLFFIARGSIEIQRDNSTVVILGKDDIFGENPCNYATIGKSNGNVRALTYCDIHKIHRDDLLDILDLYPEFSESFANNLVLTYNMRDDFQAGVEVKHRYLRAKSLDRERSTSDITSIRIFGIHQKNKSKGNSAPTKVQNKEALNDGKDPSNYQFDIQNKDDIENMQAIYKNTKHRPASLNRHNLSKSNLQENSKNHKIKYINEMNLSTFEKQKQRATWLRQHKLINSTAQEKVLQDASLYLDQQRTAVHTRDSVKCNVFSEKALPTPNATIATTESWDELDSV from the exons ATGTCTCATAATCCTTGTTTCGAACTAAATGAAATCCGGATTTTGGATAAAATTTTAAGGCAATGTGAATATTATATATCAAATAATGGCATGCAGCAAGCACCACAAACTCGTAGTAAAAAAGTGTGCCTCAAggcaaataatttcaatgaaTTACTGTTGAATAATAACTTAAACAAATTTGTGGAAAAAGAGCTATTTTCATTTATGTGTAAGCTCAGGAAAATGGACAAGAAAACCATTTTTGTTTCGGATATACTAATTAATTCCGGAATATTTACGGAAGGTTATGACTACAATAAGTATTCattaaatactaaaaatcatataaatgtGAATCGATTTATTTATCACAAAATTGCCCGAACAGatgaaagtgaaaatataacatataaaaaaattaaaagtaaattaggTGAACAACAATCTGACAAGTTTATATATGAAACCACCAATTGTATGGTTGCTGAGAATATtagcaaaagtaaaaaacacTTTTCGTCATTAAATAAGAATAATAGCGATGATACGAACAGCGGAAACCAATGGAACGTCTATGACGGAAACTGTATGAAATGTGAAGAGAAAAACATACATGCATCCGTGGCACCAATCGAAAAAGATAAActacacaaaaacaacactttttATGGAAATGATTTAACGTGCAACAAACGAAAAGATAGAATACATAGTCAAGCAAATGTTTTTGAGAAGACTGTATCATATGACAGCGTTCGATCAAAAATATCATCTCAAaactttataaagaaaaaaattcccCAGAGGCTTTCAAAAGAACATACCGATGACATTCCCGACAAAGAACCTTTACTTGGGCCAAAGCCACTGAAATTGCCAGATTCAGTGGAGGCT GTCTTGTCATTAGGTTCAACAATCTTACCGGATAAAAAGATTGACAACACAGAATATCACAAATGGACCATATTACACTATTCACCATTCAAAGCCGTTTGGGATTGGATAATATTGATACTTGTGATATATACAGCAATATTCACACCATATGTGGCTGCATTTTTGCTTGGAGAGCCAGATTATCAACGAcgaacaaacaaatatattaacaGTGATCCACTTGTTATTGTAGATTTAATTG tTGATGTTACTTTTGTAATTGACATAATCATAAATTTTCGAACTACATTCATTGATGGACAAGACGAAGTCGTCTCGCATCCCGGACGTATTGCGGTTCACTATTTAAGTGGATGGTTTCTAATTGACTTAGTAGCTGCAATTCCCTTCGATTTACTGCTAGTTGGAAGTGATACAGACGag ACAACCACTCTAATTGGATTGCTCAAGACTGCCCGACTACTCCGGCTCGTGAGGGTAGCGAGGAAAATAGATAGATACTCAGAATATGGTGCCGCTGTATTGGTTCTGCTCATGGCAACTTTTGTACTGATCGCCCACTGGCTGGCTTGTATTTG GTATGCTATAGGAAATGCGGAGAGAACTCTGTTAACAAAAAACATTGGCTGGCTGCATTCATTAGGAAATGACATTCAAGAGCCATACTTTGATAATAATACTGGTGGACCGACAATTAAG tctAGGTATATTACTGCGCtctattttacatttacatcGTTAACCTCTGTTGGATTTGGTAATGTTGCTCCAAATACTGACGCTGAGAAAGTTTTTACAATATGTGTAATGCTTGTGGGCT ctcTTATGTATGCGAGCATATTTGGAAATGTTTCTGCAATAATACAAAGACTTTACTCGGGTACTGCCAGGTATCATACACAAATGTTGAGGGTGCGTGAATTTATTAGATTTCATCAG ATTCCAAATCCACTTAGACAGCGATTAGAGGAGTATTTTCAGCACGCTTGGTCTTATACGAATGGCATCGACATGAATTCAGTTCTAAAGGGGTTTCCAGAATGTCTTCAAGCCGATATTTGTTTGCACTTAAATAGAAAACTGCTAACAACGTGCTCGGCTTTTGCGGGAGCCAGCCCCGGTTGTCTGAG AGCTCTCTctctaaaatttaaaactactcATGCACCTCCTGGAGACGTTTTAGTACACAAAGGAGACGTTTTAACTTCATTATTTTTCATAGCAAGGGGTTCAATAGAGATACAAAGGGATAACAGCACCGTCGTAATTTTAG GTAAAGACGACATTTTTGGAGAAAATCCCTGCAACTATGCAACCATAGGAAAATCGAATGGCAATGTCCGTGCTCTAACGTACTGTGATATCCATAAAATTCACAGAGATGATCTCTTAGATATATTAGATTTATATCCAGAATTTTCAGAAAGTTTTGCCAATAATCTTGTTTTAACATATAATATGCGGGAT gACTTTCAAGCTGGAGTCGAAGTAAAACACAGATATTTAAGAGCAAAATCTTTAGACAGAGAAAGAAGTACCAGTGATATAACATCTATACGAAT TTTTGGTATTCATCAAAAGAATAAATCAAAAGGAAATTCCGCTCCAACAAAGGTTCAAAATAAAGAAGCACTAAATGATGGGAAGGATCCTTCAAATTACCAGTTTGATATTCAAAACAAag ATGATATTGAAAACATGCAggcaatatataaaaatacaaaacatagACCAGCTTCTCTTAATCGACATAACTTATCAAAAAGTAATCTtcaagaaaatagtaaaaaccacaaaattaaatatataaatgaaatgaacTTATCCACatttgaaaagcaaaaacaaagagcCACTTGGCTTCGTCAACACAAATTAATCAATAGCACTGCGCAAGAAAAGGTCTTGCAAGATGCCTCACTATATTTAGATCAGCAAAGAACTGCTGTCCACACAAG AGACTCTGTGAAATGCAACGTATTTTCTGAAAAAGCCTTACCTACTCCAAACGCAACCATAGCAACTACGGAGTCATGGGATGAACTTGACAGTGTATGA
- the LOC120771140 gene encoding ras-related protein Rap-2c isoform X2, with the protein MREFKVVVLGSGGVGKSALTVQFVSGCFIEKYDPTIEDFYRKEIEVDNSPCVLEILDTAGTEQFASMRDLYIKNGHGFIVMYSLTNHQTFQDISSMKNVITRVKGSQPAPILLVANKIDLDCQREVSTEEGNALARQWDCPFIEASAKDRINVNEVFATIVREMNMTQEKRQKKSYCCCTLL; encoded by the exons atgcGAGAATTTAAAGTGGTTGTGTTGGGTTCGGGCGGTGTCGGCAAGTCTGCCCTTACTGTCCAATTCGTTTCCGGGTGCTTTATTGAAAAGTACGATCCCACCATTGAAGACTTCTACCGAAAAGAAATAGAG GTTGACAATTCACCGTGCGTATTGGAAATATTAGATACCGCTGGTACAGAACAGTTTGCATCAATGAgggatttatatataaaaaatggacaTGGATTTATTGTAATGTATTCGTTGACAAACCATCAAACTTTTCAG GATATATCAAGCATGAAAAATGTCATAACAAGAGTTAAGGGAAGTCAACCGGCCCCAATTTTACTAGTcgcaaataaaattgatttagatTGTCAAAGAGAAGTTTCTACTGAAGAAG gaAACGCTCTCGCTCGACAATGGGACTGTCCGTTTATTGAAGCATCAGCAAAAGATAGAATAAACGTAAATGAAGTGTTTGCAACTATAGTACGTGAAATGAATATGACACAGGAAAAACGCCAGAAAAAAAGTTACTGTtgttgtacacttttatag